From a single Pseudocalidococcus azoricus BACA0444 genomic region:
- a CDS encoding DUF3122 domain-containing protein, producing MLISVCQNLWNFTQRFLVLSLCLGIILCALTSPAQARVQQIEEAPGQIVYQARQTIRDQQNQTWQVIAFQRAKDSQMGHPYLRVVGFPGLTSIDPQLPLIMTNALGDRLIAPPASENLFTDAANPEPHIAQYGLMEIIPKLNIAVPLRLEIPSLEKAVTLNISPSALFEWQNLTKSSRTPPE from the coding sequence ATGCTAATTAGTGTCTGTCAAAACCTGTGGAATTTTACCCAACGATTTCTAGTTCTGAGTTTGTGTTTGGGAATCATCCTGTGTGCGTTGACCAGTCCTGCCCAGGCCCGTGTCCAACAGATTGAAGAAGCTCCCGGACAAATCGTTTATCAGGCCCGGCAAACGATCCGGGATCAACAGAATCAAACCTGGCAAGTCATCGCGTTTCAACGGGCTAAAGATAGCCAAATGGGGCATCCCTATTTACGGGTGGTGGGATTTCCAGGCCTGACCAGCATTGATCCCCAGTTGCCGTTGATCATGACCAATGCCCTTGGAGATCGCCTCATCGCCCCACCGGCCTCGGAAAACTTATTTACAGATGCTGCCAACCCCGAACCCCACATTGCCCAATATGGTTTGATGGAAATTATACCCAAGCTGAATATTGCTGTGCCCTTGCGTTTAGAGATTCCCAGCCTTGAAAAAGCCGTCACCTTAAATATCAGTCCCAGCGCGTTGTTTGAATGGCAAAACCTGACCAAAAGTTCCAGGACACCCCCAGAATGA